In Elusimicrobiota bacterium, a single window of DNA contains:
- a CDS encoding radical SAM protein, translated as MPGAVRPLRLDLLVTRACPMACVYCHMDHGGGAMSRSAWRRAVELLLREEGPLELQLMGGEPLVEYGLVREILAHAAAAAARKRKDLSLGITTNGLLLTAARVRELGRLGARVMLSFDGGEDVQTAQRGAGRGLWPVLERNLAALARSGRPFFVNVVATPGSAGRLSRSVAFLLGKGVRAFQISYALGVFWDEPSLAALERELRRAYRLADAASPPAEVFNRRNDAEPVLLSPQHVVDTDGRLYVGTSVVLERLWPGLHGSFLIGPVSGLKRLPGRSVGPRDQLRRLRAADVDGAARRDMLNNLAVGKRMREFWRREVLVAPGSDHRTGGP; from the coding sequence ATGCCCGGCGCGGTGAGGCCCTTGCGCCTGGACCTGCTCGTGACGCGGGCCTGTCCCATGGCCTGCGTGTACTGCCACATGGATCACGGGGGGGGCGCGATGAGCCGCAGCGCGTGGCGCCGGGCCGTCGAGCTCCTGCTCCGGGAGGAAGGGCCGCTGGAGCTCCAGCTCATGGGCGGCGAGCCGCTCGTCGAGTACGGGCTCGTGCGCGAGATCCTGGCGCACGCGGCCGCGGCCGCCGCCCGGAAGCGCAAGGACCTGAGCCTGGGGATCACCACCAACGGGCTGCTCCTCACCGCCGCGCGCGTCCGCGAGCTCGGGCGGCTCGGCGCCCGCGTGATGCTGAGCTTCGACGGCGGCGAGGACGTGCAGACCGCGCAGCGCGGGGCGGGCCGCGGCCTCTGGCCGGTCCTCGAGCGCAACCTCGCGGCGCTGGCCCGCTCCGGCCGGCCCTTCTTCGTCAACGTCGTCGCGACCCCCGGCTCCGCCGGCCGGCTGTCGCGGAGCGTGGCCTTCCTGCTCGGGAAAGGCGTGCGCGCCTTCCAGATCAGCTACGCCCTCGGCGTCTTCTGGGACGAGCCGTCGCTGGCGGCCCTCGAGCGGGAGCTGCGGCGCGCCTACCGCCTGGCCGACGCGGCGTCCCCGCCGGCGGAGGTGTTCAACCGCCGCAACGACGCCGAGCCCGTGCTGCTGAGCCCCCAGCACGTCGTCGACACCGACGGGCGCCTGTACGTCGGCACCTCGGTCGTGCTCGAGCGCCTGTGGCCGGGGCTCCACGGCTCGTTCCTGATCGGCCCGGTGAGCGGGCTGAAGCGCCTTCCCGGGCGGAGCGTCGGGCCGCGGGATCAGCTGCGCCGCCTGCGCGCCGCCGACGTCGACGGCGCGGCGCGCCGGGACATGCTCAACAATCTGGCGGTCGGAAAACGGATGCGGGAGTTCTGGCGGCGCGAGGTCCTCGTCGCGCCGGGCTCGGATCACCGCACGGGAGGTCCTTGA